The nucleotide sequence CGAGCAGGTCGTCCGACTCCCTCGCGCCGCCGGTCACGACGCGGTCGTCGTTATATACATACCCGTAATCGAACATAAGGGCGTTATAGCCGAGGTCGTGAGCGAGGCGCGCGAGCTCGTAAATCGGCACCCAAATTTCTTCCCGGTTGCCGCCGTATCCGTGCGAGAATACGATCGTTCGGTCGGACGATGCGGCGGCGGGTATGTACCAGCCTTCCAAGATGTCGCGACCGTTCTCCGCGAAGAACGAAACGTCCTCGTACGGCAATTGAAGGGTGAGCGTCGGATTGGATTGGATCGGCGCGACGTCGGGACGGGCCAAGATCCACGCGATATAGGCGTACAGTACGACGACCCCGGTGAAAGCGATCAACAGGATTGCGAGCGCGAGGCCCGCGAGCGAGGAGGCGAGATTGCGGCGGCGTTTCCCTCGTTCGAGCGCAAGGGAGCCGGCGACGTTCGTCAATGGACTGGAAGCGCTTTCGTAGGAAGCGGAAGAAAGAGACGACGACGTTGTTGCGATCGGTTCCATGTGCCGACCCTCCTCTTAACGTTAATACGGTTAAATTTATAGTACGCACGAGCAAACCGGCGGTCAATGGCTTTGTCTGAATTGTAAGACTGTTGTAAAACGGCTGTAACATAGGACTGGAAGATCATGGCCAAAGGCGCAAGATTCAAGTCTTTACGCCCGAGATTCTCGTGGTATACTTAAAATATGAAAAAGAGTTTCACTCCACGGAACGATAGCCGACGACGGGGGATCTGTGATGGAGGACGGGAAATTAACGGTTCGCGCGGTCGAGCGCGCGTTGGATATATTGTTGGTGTTTACCGAGCACACGAGCCTCGGTTTGACGGAAATCGCCGATAAGGTAGGCTTGCATAAGAGCACTGTGCACCGGCTGCTGGCTTCGCTGGAAGGGAAGGG is from Paenibacillus sp. and encodes:
- a CDS encoding alpha/beta hydrolase, with amino-acid sequence MEPIATTSSSLSSASYESASSPLTNVAGSLALERGKRRRNLASSLAGLALAILLIAFTGVVVLYAYIAWILARPDVAPIQSNPTLTLQLPYEDVSFFAENGRDILEGWYIPAAASSDRTIVFSHGYGGNREEIWVPIYELARLAHDLGYNALMFDYGYVYNDDRVVTGGARESDDLLGAVRYARSRGAEDVVVWGFSMGAGTALQAALRSEEIDAMILDSTFVLEPDTLYHNLKQYADLPREPSLTMLRWLYPLVNGSGMNEVPYQEIKNTAYEIPTLFIHGTLDERSPYEIIRDIAMNQTAAHPKSEFWLVPNATHELVYRKVKTDYVDRASAFLQRALP